In the genome of Paenibacillus sp. GP183, the window TCATTTTGGATTTGAATAGATGGGTGTTATGGAAGATGGCATCCAGTGAGACTTCGGCCCATGTTTCACGGTAGCTTATTCGACTCTCACTTGTTTCCAACACATGATTGGATAGACCACTGCTCATAAAAAGGCCCCCTTGTCTACTCTAAACCAAGTATAAGTTTATACATGATTTTTTTCATTGTTGAAAAAAAACAAAATATCAACCCACAGTTGTGGACTTGCACAAACATCGTTATAACCATTAGAGCGGGAGGCGCATGACTGGATGCACATGGAAGAAGACCCGTTTGAAAAAAGCTTTGAAAGCTTAGAAACTTTAGCCGAAACCATAAACGAAGTGCTTGGGTGTCCGGTAACCATCGAAGATGTTAATCATCGGCTTTTAGCCTACAGCTCCCACGATCCGCAAATGGATACTGCCCGAATTGCCACTATCGTCGGTCGGCGTGTTCCGGAAAAAGTGATCAGTGGTTTGTGGCGGGATGGCGTGATTCAGCGAATAGTGGAGAGTCAAGAGCCAGTCAGGATACCGGCGATAAGGGATATTGGACTCAATGACCGGGTTGCGATTGCCATTCGAAAAAACAGGGATATCTTGGGTTATATTTGGGTGGTTGAGGTTGGAAAACAGCTGGGGGATCAAGAACTTAATCAATTAAAAAAAGCGGCGCAAGCGGCAAAGACGAAACTGGTTCAGCATCATATGCAAAGACGAAAGGAAGAAGAGGGGCATAAAGATTTTCTCTGGCAGCTCTTAATGGGACATTTAAAATCCGAGTCGACGATTAAAGAAAAAGCGGAAAAATTAGGAGTGGTGGTTCCAGCTTCCTTCCATGTACTTGTGTTCCAATTCGTTTCTGAAATTACGGAAAAATGGGTTCAGCAGATCCTGGACCTGATCTCAGCAGCTCAACAAATTCGCGTTGTTTTTCATGTTGTTGACAATTATCAGTTAATTTTACTTTCTGCGCCAATCCTGCAGCATCCTTCAAAGCAAGACTACGCCAAATCCTTCATTCACTTCATGGATCAAATCAAAAGTCGATTCGGTTCCGCTTTCTCTGAAGGGGGCAATGGTTCTTTTTACCAGGAATATACAATGGTGGAGAAAAGTTATCAAGAAGCGTTAATGGTTTTGCAAATTAAAAAACAATTTCCTAACGAAACGAAAAACCTTTATCATTATCCAGACCTTGGTTATTATCGTTTTTTGCCCTTGATCTTAGAAGAAAAACGCAAACGCAGCTTTAATAATTCATGTTTGGAGAAGCTTAGAGAATATGATCGGGAGCACAACAGCAGCCTGCTGTACACCTTGGAAGTATTCTTAAGCTATGACTGCAATGCTAAGGATGCAGCAGATGTCCTACATGTCCATACCAATACATTGAATTATCGGTTAAAACGAATCTCAGAAATTGGAGAGATTAACCTAACGAATATGGATCAAAAAGTAACGCTTTATCTTGATCTAAAAACAGAGCAGCTTGGCGAGAACTGAGGTTTGTTGATTTGCACAATCCCGGATTGAACTTTTCATGTTTCCATACAAACAAAAAAGACGATTCTTCCCCTATACTTGGCTTAAGTCAATATAAGAGGAGACTATGATTATGCGAATAGGCATACCCAAAGAAATTAAAAACAATGAAAATCGAGTCGCAATTACCCCCGCAGGTGTCATTTCCTTTGTAAAAGCAGACCATGAAGTGTTTGTTGAAAAGAATGCTGGGGTTGGCAGTGGTTTCAGCAATGAAGAGTATATGGCGGCAGGTGCCCGAATCGTAGACCATGCTGCAGAAGTATGGTCTTCGGCTGATATGCTGATGAAAGTAAAAGAGCCTCTCTCTTCCGAATATGGGTATTTGCGCGAAGGATTGGTTTTATTTACGTATCTGCACTTGGCGGCAGAACCTAATCTTGCTCGTGCCCTTATTGAAAAAGGGGTTATCTCAATAGCCTATGAAACTGTTGAAATGAACCATACATTGCCGCTTCTGACCCCTATGAGTGAAGTAGCTGGGCGCATGTCCGTTCAAATTGGTGCGCAATTCTTGGAAAAGCCAAATGGCGGGAGAGGAATTCTTTTAGGTGGAGTTCCAGGGGTAAAACGCGGGAAAGTTACGATTATTGGCGGAGGTGTTGTGGGATCAAACGCTGCCAAGATTGCAATAGGGCTTGGCGCAGAGGTTACGGTTATAGATCTAAGTCCGGACCGTCTTCGCCAATTGGAAGATATTTTTGGATCAGACATTCAAACATTAATGTCGAACCCGTTCAACATAGCTGAAGCTGTGGCAGAATCCGATCTTGTTATCGGTGCGGTCTTAATTCCGGGCGCCAAAGCACCCAAGCTTGTGACGGAAGAAATGGTGAAGTCCATGAAACAAGGATCTGTAATTGTAGATGTTGCAGTTGACCAAGGCGGAATTTTTGAGACGGTTGATCGAATTACCACACATGCCGAACCGACTTATGACAAATATGGTGTTGTACATTACGCTGTTGCAAACATGCCTGGCGCTGTTCCGAGAACATCAACCCTTGCTTTAACAAACGTCACGCTTCCTTATGCTCTGCAGATAGCAAATAAAGGTGTGAGACAAGCTATCCAAGATAACAAGTCGCTTCTGCTTGGTGTCAATGTTGTAGGAGGGTCGATCACATATGAAGCCGTAGCCAAAGATCTGGGTTATGAGTATGTTCTGGTAGAAAAAGCGCTGGAAAAACAATTTTCCATATCCTAATAAACTTAATGCGCTTGGTAGCTATAATAGACAGCTGGCTAAGTTCCAGCTGATACTCTTGCTATTTAGAAGGTCATCGGAGTAGTACCCATGTATTTAACATCCCGTTGGTTCTACAAGTTAATTGTTAGCGAAGTGTGTTAATTGCCCCAACGGCAATCGTGGTAACTATTAAAATGTGTGAATCGAAACCTAATAATAAACAACTAATGATATGAGGGGATTGACAGGGTTTTCAACAGTGTAAGCTCGCCTCCATTCAAGAACCCGCTCCTGGAGCGGGTTTTTACCTTTTTAAAGGCTAAATTGTAGACATTTCAATGTTCCAGTATTATGTAACATCGATCAGATTATGTTTAATCATCCAATCCAGCGATTCCTTGACCGCCTCCAGGGAAGAATAGCGCGGCTCATAGCCGATCAATCTCCGTGCCTTGTCGATGCTGCAGTTTGGACTGTGTGCGATGTGGTCCCAGGTGCTACGTGCCTCCTGCTCGGACAGCTTGTCCTTCAGCGTTTCGAACGGTTCAAAGCGCATATTTGTTTCTTTTCCGAACCAGGAAGCGACGGCCTCAGCGTAGCCTCTCAACGTCAAGGCTACCGGAGAGACGACATGGAAACTGTTACCGACTGCGGTGCTCCAGCACTGCGAAGCTTTAATGAAAGCCTGTGAAACGTCTTCCGCGTGAACGTGGTGTACGGTTTCCAGACCGAGATTCGGGATGACGATCTCCTTACCCTTGGCCAAACGGGAGAATACCTGTGGGTTGAAATGACCGGCCGGATTAAGCGGCGTCCACCCCGGGCCAACGATATGTCCCGGATGAAGCACGGTAGCTGGGAAGCCTGCCCTTCTCGCACGGTCAATCAGATAGCTTTCAATTTCTGCCTTTAAAATGCCGTATTCGCCAAACGGCCTTCGCGGGGCTTCCTCAGTGGTGGGCACCGATGCACTCGGTCCGTGAACCCAGATCGTGCCGCAGGAAATATAATGCTGAACCTCTCCGTGCAAGGTCTCCACCATCTGCCGCGCGCTCTCCGGCTTGAAGCAGATCATGTCGATGACAACATCCGGCTGGAGTCCGGCGATTTTCCGCCCGAACGTCCCTTCCGCTTCTTCCGAAGTCCTATCGGCGGTGAGATGCCGTACTTCCTTCCAAGCAGGGTCCGGACGATAAGGCTCTCTAGTCCCCCTGCTGACATTAACAACCTCGTGACCTAAACGCACCAATTGCGGAATCATATACGTTCCGACATGACCGCTGCCTCCAATAATTATGTATCGCATAAGAGCTCCTTTATATGGGTATAGTTGATCTCGCGGAAGTTATCCATCTTTTAAAGCTCAGTATACCACTACGCCCGGACGTCTGTCAGCTAGCGCTTTCCGGCATTCCACCGCGATGAATTATATAAAAATGTAGTTACCTTGTTAGGTAAGACATATTCCCCATGCACTCTTTCTGAGTTCGTGCTGTTTTCTGTATGCGGGAACATGGTGAGTTGGTTTTCATACAAATCAGCGATAAATGTGTCCAGTTCTTTTAGGTAGATGTTAGCAAGCAATGAGCTGAAAATTCCACCTTGAGGTGTCCCTACATCTGTTTCCTGAAATTCGCTTTAGCGGGTCATTGAGGCTAGCGCTGGGTTGTTGGAAGGGCTTCAGACCCCGATTCTACTCCCGAACCGGCGCATGCCTTCCTAGCCTAACCGGTTTAAGGTAGCCGATTGCTCTTAATTGAACGTCAGCATAGAACGCCTCGTGGCGCACAGTGTATCCTTGTCCATGCGATTATCTCCTGATTAGGTATTTGGGCAGGACTACCTGCTCCCCTAATTATGGAGATTTTTTCTTTGAATCGTAATTGATCATTAATGTTAGTAGAACGCACCTCGGAATGTAAGTTAATGACATGTTACATGACATGGAAGAAATAAAATTACATAAAAATCTTTACAAAATGAAATAAAACTCATTATAATAGGGATAAGAAGTCGTCGCAGGTTACAAATAACTTATTCAAATTACAAAGATACCATAGAGGTTGATGCCCATGTTAAAAGGTGGATTAGTGAGCATAGAAGCTGCCATAGCAAGCTTGAAGCCGATGGAGCGCAAGGTTGCACAATATATATTGGAACATCCGCAAGAGGTAGTTAGGCTTTCTGTACAGAAACTGGCGGAGTTAGCCAACGTTAGTGAAGCGACAATCGTACGACTTTCACGTTCTCTCCACTGTAAAGGATTTCAGGATCTTAAGATGCGAATCGCCGGCGATTTATCACAATCGTCATTGCCAACAGAGGCGTATCAGGAAATTAATACGGACGGTTCAATAGGGGAACTCATCAAATCGGTCACGAATAACAATATCGTTTCGATTCAAGATACGCTAACCGTTCTCTCGCCGGAAAGTGTGGAGAAAGCCATACAAACGCTAAGTGCAGCAAGAAAAATCGGCGTGTTCGGCATCGGTGCCTCGGGAGTAATCGCGGAGGATTTCAAGCAAAAGCTTACACGGATTAACTGCTGGTGCGAGATTGGCACAGGGTTCGATGCGCAAGCTACCATTGCTGCTAACCTGCTTCCCGGTGATGTCGTCTTTGGTATTTCTTATTCGGGTCAAACGGAAGATATGATTCGTTCGCTCGCCGTAGCGAAGAAAAATGGCGCATCGGTTATTACGTTGACCCGATTCGGATCTAATCCGGTAGCTGAGCTTGCAGATATTCAGCTGTTTATTAGTACCTTGGAGAAGAGCATCCGCAGCGGGGCGATGGCATCAAGAATTGCGCAGCTGAATGTCATCGATATTTTGTATGTTGGAATCGCTGGCTGCCATTACGAGGAAAGTGTGAAATCGCTGGAAATGACCCGACAAGCGGTCAAGGTGGGGAAACGCAATGGATAACGTGGACCGCTTGGTGCAAGATTGGCTGCAAGAGGGACTCCTGCCGGGCGCCGTTCTGGACATCACACTATCAAACCGTGTACGATTCCAGAAATCGTATGGTTCATTCTCGGATGGCACCAAGGAATGCCCGATCCGATTGAACACATTGTTTGACATTGCCTCACTGACGAAGGTAACCGCTACACTTCCGGCGATTCTCATCTTGGTGTCTCAAGGCAAGGTTTCGTTAGAAAGCTCCGTACAGAAGTACGTGCCTGCATTCCACCACCCACAAGTAAGCGTGCGCCATCTCTTGCAGCATGCTTCCGGGTTGCCGCCTGATTTGCCTGTTCGACCGCGCAAAGAAAAGCGGCCAGCACTACTGGAAGAAATTCTCGCACAGGAGCTAAACTTTCAGCCGGGTGAAGATATGCAGTATAGCGACCTCGGTATGATTCTTCTTGGGATCATCGTAGAACGTGTGACTGGCGAGCCGCTGGATCGCTTTGTTAAGCAGTATGTATTTGATCCGCTTGGGATGCGCGATACCGTCTACACCCCCAGTCTTAAGCTACAAGAACGTGTGGCCGCTACGGAACCTCTAGATGGAACGTTCATTATAGGTGAAGTTCACGATGAAAAGTGCTTCCACCTTGGGGGGGTGTCCGGAAGCGCGGGATTGTTCGCCACGGCAGATGACCTGACACGCTATGCTGCGTGGTGGTTAGCGCCGGAAAGCCAAGACTTGATACCATCATGGCTAATGCGAGAAGCCACCGGGCATTCGGTTCGGGGCCGCGGACTCGGCTGGGAGGTCAGCCATGATCCCACTTTTGTGCCCAGCTGTGGTGTAAGTTGGCCACCGGGCAGTTTCGGTCATACAGGCTTCACTGGAACGAGCTTATGGATAGAGCCCAAACAGGGTATAAGCGTCGTATTCCTTACAAATGCAGTTCATCTTGGGAGAAATAACAAGATTCGAGAGCTGCGTCCGATTTTGCATGAAGCGGTTTGGTCCTCTTGTAAATCTGGAGGTTAAACATAGAAGTGAAAATTAGAGGGAGGTTTTTCTATGAAACGTTTATTCAGTGGGGCAGTATTAACTATGGTCGCAACATCTTCCATGCTTGTCGCATGCAGCAGCAACACCGCAACTCCTAGCGCAACCCCCGGCACAGCAAGTACCTCATCACCAACAGCAGCGCCACAGGAAAAAGTGAAGCTGACAATAGGCAGCTGGCGTACAGAAGATACAGATGCTTACACAAAAATCATTGCTGAGTTCAAAAAGAAAAATCCTAATATTGATATCGAGTTTAAACCGACCAAGAATACAGAGTACAACACAGCTCTGAACACAAGTCTACAAAGCGGGAACGGTCCAGATATTATTCATCTTCGTCCTTATGCCGCAGGTGCCGCATTGGCGGATGCGGGCTACTTGGAGCCATTGACCGGAATTAAAGGAATGGATGTGTTCTCGAAGGATACGTTATTGGCTGCTACAGGAAAGGACGGCAAAGTATACGGTGTTCCGACTGTATTCAGCTCAACGCAAGTATTTTACAACAAAAAAATATTCCAAAAGTACAATCTTCAAGAGCCTAAAACTTGGGATGAACTCCTTAAAACAGCGGATACGTTAAAGAAAAATAATGTAACGCCTTTCGCTTTTGGTTCTAAAGAAGGATGGATTCTTTCGTTGACGCAAGGGACGCTTGGACCGTCTGTTTATGGGACGGATTTCATGAAGAAAATACTTAGCGGGGATGCGAACTTCAAAAGTCCGGAATTTGTAAGCTCTATTAAAACGCTGAAAGATTTGACACCTTATTTCCCGGATAATTATGTAGGCATCGGCATGGACGACATGAGAAACATGTTTGTAACTGAGCAGGCAGCTATGATGGTTATGGGGGATTGGGAATATGCGGTCATGAAGAAAACGAATCCAGACCTTCAAATGGATGTGTTCCCGGTTCCGCCTATGAAAGCAGATGGCAAACCAACGGTAACCACTTGGGTAGACGGCTCATTTTCCGTGAATGCGAAATCTGCACATAAACAGGAAGCTCTGAAATTTATGGAATTTTTGACAACGAAAGAATTCGGAGTGCTTGCCGTAAATGAGTTGCAAAAACCAAGCACAATCCCAGGCGTGGCGGCAAATGATCCTTTGGTAGCCAAATTTGCCAAAAATGCCGATACGATCTCCACTCCTTACGCTGCAGTCGTTTATTTCAATGCTGGTAATCCAACGACTAAAGCTACGTTAGAAAATTCAATCCAAGGCATGTATTTAAACAAATTGACACCGGAGCAAGTAACAGAAGAAGTTCAAAAGAGTGCAGATACATGGTTTAAACCTAAGAAATAAGTAATGAAAAGGTGGGGGGGACATGAATAACTTGGCCAAATCGTCCGGGTGGAAAAAGGGAGCAGTTCATCTGTTCCCGGTTCCTGCCCTCGCAGTTTACATTATGTTCGTGATTTACCCTATTCTTTCCGCATTTGGTTACAGTTTTTATGATTGGAAAGGTCTCGTCCGCGGAGAGTTCATAGGGTTCGGCAATTTCGTAAGCTTGTTTACGAAAGAACCGTTCAATCATCTGTTTTGGAATGCGTTTGGCCATAATCTTTATTATTTTGCTGTAGAGATGATTGTACAAAATGTGCTTGCGTTTGTTCTTGCTTATCTTGTTTATAGTAAACTTAAAGGTTCGAATTTTTTGAAAATGGCCTACTTTTTACCGAGGCTGCTGTCTGTCATCGTGGTAGGATTTTTGTGGAAGCTCATGTTGAACCCCAATAATGGTGTCGTGAATGTCCTGCTTAAGAAGATGGGTCTTGTTTCATGGGCCAAACCTTGGCTGGGAGACCCGGCTACAGCATTGACCTCGATTACTATCGTCAACAGTTGGTTTGGTGTTGGTTTCTCAATGTTAATTTTTCTTGCCGGTTTACAAGCGATTTCAACAGAAGTTATTGAAGCAGCGCGGTTGGATGGAGTCAAAGGTTTCCGCTTGATCCGTTCGATCATCCTGCCCATTATGAGTCAGTCCCTGATCATCATTACTGTATTTACATTTATCCATGCCTTCGAAGCTTTCGAGCTGATCTATGCAATGGAAGGCTCGCAGGGAGAGCCTTATAACTCGACAGATACGTTGGCTGTATTCTTTTATCGAATTGCTTTTGGAGGCTCGTCTGGCGGCGATTCGGTGGCACTGGGTCTTGGCTCGGCATTGGCCGTTGTTCTATTTTTCATTATCGCATCGATATCAGCTTTGTTCCTGTACTTCACCAGGAACCAATCGGCTCAGCAATAAGACAGGAGGCAGACCATGAAAACCAACAAATCCGTTCGGGGACTCCAATATGCTTTGGCGTATTTGGGGGCATTGGTCAGCTTGTATCCGATCTTTCTGATGCTGACCTCCTCATTAAAGACGAATATCCAGATTTTGAAAAATCCGTTGTCACTGCCAACTTCGATATCGTTTGCGGCTTATAGCAAGCTGATATATCAGATTCCATTTTTTACTTATTTTTGGAATAGTCTTGTAGTTAGCATCGTGTCAGTAGTTCTCATTTTGCTATTTGCTGTTATGGCCTCATTCTATATTGCCAGATATCCGTTCCGTTGGAATGGGGCATTGTTCTTCTTTTTTCTCTTGGGCATGATGATTCCCATTAAGCTCGGGATCGTACCCTTGTTCCTTTTGATGAAGAAGCTCTCGATGCTGAATAGTATTTGGTCTTTGGTAAGTGTGTATACGGCGATTGGTATGCCACTCGCCATTCTAATCTTAACCGGATTTTTCCGAACGCTCCCGAAGGAGCTGGAAGAAGCGGCACGCATCGATGGTTCCTCCGACTTTGGTGTCATGTGGCATGTTTTACTGCCGCTAATCCGGCCAGCGTTAGGGACTGTGATGATTATGAATTTTATAATGGCGTGGAATGATTTCTTTTTCCCACTCATTTTTATTCAAGATGATATGAAGAAGACGATACCGGTCGGCATGCTTTCCTTGTTCGGACAGTACTCAACAGATTTAAGTATGCTGTTCGCTGGGCTGACCCTGGCTTCTGTGCCAATGATGATTATATTTTTCCTTGCTTCCAAACAGTTTATGGAAGGCATGACAGCAGGAGCGGTGAAGTAATATGGCTGAAGGAAAACGATATATAGGGATTGATGGCGGTGGGACCAAAACGGTCTGTATCCTCGGCGATGATGAAGGCGTCATTATGGCTGAAAGCCGTGGTGAATCCAGCAGTGTGAAGTCTCGTCCTTGGGAGGATGTACAGCAGGTTCTGCTCACATTGATTAGTGATGTGTTAGAGCAATCAGGTACAGGTCCTTCTCGCTTAGGCGGAATCTTCCTCGGTCTAGCGGGAAGCGATCGATCGGAAGATCGTAAACGGATCAAGGACTGGCTGCAAGCCGAATTGCCCAAAGGTGTGGCAATCACAGTCCACAATGATGCCGTGACCGCGTTAGCAGCAGGAACTTGGGGAAAGAAGGGCATTGTACTCATTTCTGGCACGGGTTCGATTGCCTACGGTTTCGATCCGGCAACTGCAGACTTTGTCCGAGTCGGAGGCTGGGGTTATTTACTCGGCGATGAGGGAAGCGGCTTTGATCTTGGACGCAAAGCGCTGGTGGCTGTGATGCGAGCGTTTGACGGTCGGGGAGAGCCCACCGCTTTAACAAAGCTTATTCTAGACCGTTGGTCCTTGCAGCATCCCGGCCAACTGATCAATACGATGTATGGCCAGGATAATGTGCGTACAGCGATTGCGGATGGCTCCAAGCTTGTCATGCAGGCGGCCTCAGAAGGTGATCCGATTGCAGTTAGCCTCGTTGAAGTTGCGATCCGCGAGCTGGAAGAGCTGGTCGTGACTGTAAGCACTTCTATGGGAATCCAGCTATCATTGGCTTCCGGTGATCCAAGGAAAAGAACCGAGAATCGAATCCCGCTTGTCCTTACAGGTGGCTTATTTTCAGATAGAGGCTTTGAACAACGTTTTATGCAAACAAGGGCGATACGTTCCGGCTTATTCGAGGTTCGGCTACTCGAACGTCCTCCTGTGATCGGTGCCTATCTGCTTGCTTTACAGGAACAAGGCATCGAACTAACAGCTGACAGACAACAACGGATAGCAGGATTTGTCTTTCGTTAATAGAACAATAGGCTAATCAGCAGTGAAGCATATCCAAGAAAAGGAGGCAAGGTATCGTGGTACAACAAAAGAAGAATCAACTGGTTACTGAGCAGAGAAATGAAAAGTCACTGCACCTTGACCGACTCAGTATTCAGGAAATCGTGACATTAATGAATGAGGAAGACCAAACCGTAGCGCTTTCGATCCGAGGC includes:
- a CDS encoding carbohydrate ABC transporter permease encodes the protein MKTNKSVRGLQYALAYLGALVSLYPIFLMLTSSLKTNIQILKNPLSLPTSISFAAYSKLIYQIPFFTYFWNSLVVSIVSVVLILLFAVMASFYIARYPFRWNGALFFFFLLGMMIPIKLGIVPLFLLMKKLSMLNSIWSLVSVYTAIGMPLAILILTGFFRTLPKELEEAARIDGSSDFGVMWHVLLPLIRPALGTVMIMNFIMAWNDFFFPLIFIQDDMKKTIPVGMLSLFGQYSTDLSMLFAGLTLASVPMMIIFFLASKQFMEGMTAGAVK
- a CDS encoding MurR/RpiR family transcriptional regulator, coding for MLKGGLVSIEAAIASLKPMERKVAQYILEHPQEVVRLSVQKLAELANVSEATIVRLSRSLHCKGFQDLKMRIAGDLSQSSLPTEAYQEINTDGSIGELIKSVTNNNIVSIQDTLTVLSPESVEKAIQTLSAARKIGVFGIGASGVIAEDFKQKLTRINCWCEIGTGFDAQATIAANLLPGDVVFGISYSGQTEDMIRSLAVAKKNGASVITLTRFGSNPVAELADIQLFISTLEKSIRSGAMASRIAQLNVIDILYVGIAGCHYEESVKSLEMTRQAVKVGKRNG
- a CDS encoding sugar ABC transporter permease; this translates as MNNLAKSSGWKKGAVHLFPVPALAVYIMFVIYPILSAFGYSFYDWKGLVRGEFIGFGNFVSLFTKEPFNHLFWNAFGHNLYYFAVEMIVQNVLAFVLAYLVYSKLKGSNFLKMAYFLPRLLSVIVVGFLWKLMLNPNNGVVNVLLKKMGLVSWAKPWLGDPATALTSITIVNSWFGVGFSMLIFLAGLQAISTEVIEAARLDGVKGFRLIRSIILPIMSQSLIIITVFTFIHAFEAFELIYAMEGSQGEPYNSTDTLAVFFYRIAFGGSSGGDSVALGLGSALAVVLFFIIASISALFLYFTRNQSAQQ
- a CDS encoding BadF/BadG/BcrA/BcrD ATPase family protein, which produces MAEGKRYIGIDGGGTKTVCILGDDEGVIMAESRGESSSVKSRPWEDVQQVLLTLISDVLEQSGTGPSRLGGIFLGLAGSDRSEDRKRIKDWLQAELPKGVAITVHNDAVTALAAGTWGKKGIVLISGTGSIAYGFDPATADFVRVGGWGYLLGDEGSGFDLGRKALVAVMRAFDGRGEPTALTKLILDRWSLQHPGQLINTMYGQDNVRTAIADGSKLVMQAASEGDPIAVSLVEVAIRELEELVVTVSTSMGIQLSLASGDPRKRTENRIPLVLTGGLFSDRGFEQRFMQTRAIRSGLFEVRLLERPPVIGAYLLALQEQGIELTADRQQRIAGFVFR
- a CDS encoding serine hydrolase domain-containing protein: MDNVDRLVQDWLQEGLLPGAVLDITLSNRVRFQKSYGSFSDGTKECPIRLNTLFDIASLTKVTATLPAILILVSQGKVSLESSVQKYVPAFHHPQVSVRHLLQHASGLPPDLPVRPRKEKRPALLEEILAQELNFQPGEDMQYSDLGMILLGIIVERVTGEPLDRFVKQYVFDPLGMRDTVYTPSLKLQERVAATEPLDGTFIIGEVHDEKCFHLGGVSGSAGLFATADDLTRYAAWWLAPESQDLIPSWLMREATGHSVRGRGLGWEVSHDPTFVPSCGVSWPPGSFGHTGFTGTSLWIEPKQGISVVFLTNAVHLGRNNKIRELRPILHEAVWSSCKSGG
- a CDS encoding NAD-dependent epimerase/dehydratase family protein, with the translated sequence MRYIIIGGSGHVGTYMIPQLVRLGHEVVNVSRGTREPYRPDPAWKEVRHLTADRTSEEAEGTFGRKIAGLQPDVVIDMICFKPESARQMVETLHGEVQHYISCGTIWVHGPSASVPTTEEAPRRPFGEYGILKAEIESYLIDRARRAGFPATVLHPGHIVGPGWTPLNPAGHFNPQVFSRLAKGKEIVIPNLGLETVHHVHAEDVSQAFIKASQCWSTAVGNSFHVVSPVALTLRGYAEAVASWFGKETNMRFEPFETLKDKLSEQEARSTWDHIAHSPNCSIDKARRLIGYEPRYSSLEAVKESLDWMIKHNLIDVT
- a CDS encoding extracellular solute-binding protein; translated protein: MKRLFSGAVLTMVATSSMLVACSSNTATPSATPGTASTSSPTAAPQEKVKLTIGSWRTEDTDAYTKIIAEFKKKNPNIDIEFKPTKNTEYNTALNTSLQSGNGPDIIHLRPYAAGAALADAGYLEPLTGIKGMDVFSKDTLLAATGKDGKVYGVPTVFSSTQVFYNKKIFQKYNLQEPKTWDELLKTADTLKKNNVTPFAFGSKEGWILSLTQGTLGPSVYGTDFMKKILSGDANFKSPEFVSSIKTLKDLTPYFPDNYVGIGMDDMRNMFVTEQAAMMVMGDWEYAVMKKTNPDLQMDVFPVPPMKADGKPTVTTWVDGSFSVNAKSAHKQEALKFMEFLTTKEFGVLAVNELQKPSTIPGVAANDPLVAKFAKNADTISTPYAAVVYFNAGNPTTKATLENSIQGMYLNKLTPEQVTEEVQKSADTWFKPKK
- a CDS encoding PucR family transcriptional regulator, whose amino-acid sequence is MHMEEDPFEKSFESLETLAETINEVLGCPVTIEDVNHRLLAYSSHDPQMDTARIATIVGRRVPEKVISGLWRDGVIQRIVESQEPVRIPAIRDIGLNDRVAIAIRKNRDILGYIWVVEVGKQLGDQELNQLKKAAQAAKTKLVQHHMQRRKEEEGHKDFLWQLLMGHLKSESTIKEKAEKLGVVVPASFHVLVFQFVSEITEKWVQQILDLISAAQQIRVVFHVVDNYQLILLSAPILQHPSKQDYAKSFIHFMDQIKSRFGSAFSEGGNGSFYQEYTMVEKSYQEALMVLQIKKQFPNETKNLYHYPDLGYYRFLPLILEEKRKRSFNNSCLEKLREYDREHNSSLLYTLEVFLSYDCNAKDAADVLHVHTNTLNYRLKRISEIGEINLTNMDQKVTLYLDLKTEQLGEN
- the ald gene encoding alanine dehydrogenase — its product is MRIGIPKEIKNNENRVAITPAGVISFVKADHEVFVEKNAGVGSGFSNEEYMAAGARIVDHAAEVWSSADMLMKVKEPLSSEYGYLREGLVLFTYLHLAAEPNLARALIEKGVISIAYETVEMNHTLPLLTPMSEVAGRMSVQIGAQFLEKPNGGRGILLGGVPGVKRGKVTIIGGGVVGSNAAKIAIGLGAEVTVIDLSPDRLRQLEDIFGSDIQTLMSNPFNIAEAVAESDLVIGAVLIPGAKAPKLVTEEMVKSMKQGSVIVDVAVDQGGIFETVDRITTHAEPTYDKYGVVHYAVANMPGAVPRTSTLALTNVTLPYALQIANKGVRQAIQDNKSLLLGVNVVGGSITYEAVAKDLGYEYVLVEKALEKQFSIS